One Nonomuraea angiospora DNA segment encodes these proteins:
- a CDS encoding MerR family transcriptional regulator, protein MRIGELSRLTGVPTRMLRYYEEQDLLHPERADNGYRHYPESAVYRVQQIRGLLDSGLTTEIIRRVLPFLNKPDEIHLHPQCLTPELADLLEAEADRIQQRIECLSRNRDAIHAYLAAVRSS, encoded by the coding sequence GTGAGAATCGGTGAACTGTCGCGACTGACGGGCGTGCCGACCCGCATGCTCCGCTACTACGAGGAGCAGGACCTCCTCCACCCGGAGCGCGCCGACAACGGCTACCGCCATTATCCGGAGTCGGCCGTCTACCGGGTTCAGCAGATCCGCGGCCTGCTCGACTCCGGCCTCACCACGGAGATCATCCGCCGCGTCCTGCCGTTCCTGAACAAGCCCGACGAGATCCACCTGCATCCGCAGTGCCTCACCCCGGAGCTGGCCGACCTCCTGGAGGCCGAGGCCGATCGCATCCAGCAGCGCATCGAGTGCCTCTCCCGCAACCGCGACGCGATCCACGCGTACCTGGCGGCCGTGCGATCTTCCTGA
- a CDS encoding phosphotransferase family protein — translation MNDPLSWLAQNAESGPLPVREGQFHRVVMGSDRVVCLPRTEAAAARLPQRTAILRVLAGLDLGFRIPRPLSEGAGETPYLVLSRVPGAPLENGALDDPAVAEAAAEQYAELLGALARAGADERARAALPWTPEDRWRRFEADVRAELFGLISDAGRRRAERELAAAAGLPHVTTAVAHGDLGAENVLWEIDGGRPRLSGVIDWDEATIGDPAEDLAAIGAGHGDAFLNRVLALGGWADDETAARIAAIRGTFALQQALDAHRDGDADQLTDGLTAYR, via the coding sequence GTGAATGATCCACTGAGCTGGTTGGCCCAGAACGCCGAATCGGGACCTCTCCCCGTCCGCGAGGGACAGTTCCACCGGGTCGTGATGGGCTCGGACCGGGTCGTGTGCCTGCCCCGCACCGAGGCGGCGGCCGCCCGGCTGCCCCAGCGGACGGCCATACTGCGCGTGCTCGCCGGGCTCGATCTCGGCTTCCGCATCCCCCGCCCGCTGTCCGAGGGCGCGGGCGAAACGCCGTACCTGGTGCTGAGCCGCGTCCCCGGCGCACCGCTGGAGAACGGCGCGCTCGACGACCCGGCGGTGGCCGAAGCGGCGGCGGAGCAGTACGCCGAACTGCTGGGCGCGCTGGCCCGGGCGGGGGCCGACGAGCGGGCGCGGGCGGCGCTGCCGTGGACGCCGGAGGATCGGTGGCGGCGGTTCGAGGCGGATGTCCGCGCCGAGTTGTTCGGGCTCATATCGGACGCCGGACGCCGGCGGGCCGAGCGGGAGCTCGCCGCAGCCGCGGGTCTCCCCCACGTCACCACGGCGGTGGCGCACGGCGACCTCGGCGCCGAGAACGTGCTGTGGGAGATCGACGGCGGGCGGCCCCGGCTCAGCGGCGTGATCGACTGGGACGAGGCCACCATCGGCGACCCCGCCGAGGACCTCGCCGCCATCGGGGCCGGCCACGGCGACGCGTTCCTGAACCGGGTGCTCGCGCTGGGCGGCTGGGCCGACGACGAGACGGCGGCCCGCATCGCCGCCATCCGCGGCACGTTCGCCCTCCAGCAGGCCCTGGACGCCCACCGGGACGGCGACGCCGACCAACTGACGGACGGCCTGACCGCCTACCGCTGA
- a CDS encoding ABC transporter permease — protein MIWVTWRQHRAQILVTVGFLALLGVLLLGSAVEASRYVAEHAPPGCPGPAVACGDLAVALGQRYDAIYSVFGWMPLVAPALIGAFWGAPLLGREYERGTYRLAWTQSVPVWRWLAVKLSVLGAGVVAGGLLLSLMVSLWRPVFRAGIDSTFGNIGVFNMVGVEPAAWWLYAFALGTLAGTLFRRTMPAMALVVAGVAVTMFALFQLSDYYAEPARTELSGAVLLDDPDARLVSAAWVEPSGREVAEPAHSGCPRRVDAGQSDKNTRAWQACLFGKGYRYAVYYHPPSRFWRFQWTEATILTFASAALGGLAVRRTLRRSG, from the coding sequence GTGATCTGGGTGACGTGGCGCCAGCACCGGGCGCAGATCCTCGTGACAGTGGGCTTCCTGGCGCTGCTGGGGGTGCTGCTGCTGGGTTCGGCGGTGGAGGCGAGCCGGTACGTGGCCGAGCACGCCCCGCCCGGCTGCCCCGGGCCCGCCGTTGCGTGCGGAGACCTCGCGGTGGCGCTCGGGCAGCGCTACGACGCGATCTACTCCGTGTTCGGCTGGATGCCGCTGGTGGCGCCGGCGCTGATCGGGGCGTTCTGGGGCGCGCCGCTGCTCGGCCGCGAGTACGAGCGCGGCACCTACCGCCTGGCCTGGACCCAGTCCGTGCCCGTGTGGCGGTGGCTGGCGGTCAAGCTGTCGGTCCTGGGCGCGGGGGTCGTGGCCGGAGGGCTGCTGCTGTCGCTCATGGTGAGCCTGTGGCGGCCGGTGTTCAGGGCGGGGATCGACTCCACGTTCGGCAATATCGGCGTGTTCAACATGGTCGGGGTGGAGCCGGCGGCGTGGTGGCTGTACGCATTCGCGCTGGGCACTCTGGCCGGCACCCTGTTCCGGCGTACGATGCCCGCGATGGCGCTGGTCGTGGCCGGTGTGGCGGTGACGATGTTCGCGTTGTTCCAGCTGAGCGACTACTACGCCGAGCCGGCGCGTACCGAGTTGTCCGGCGCTGTGCTGCTGGACGATCCCGACGCCCGGCTGGTGAGCGCCGCCTGGGTGGAGCCGTCCGGGAGGGAGGTCGCCGAGCCGGCCCATAGCGGCTGTCCACGGCGAGTGGACGCGGGGCAGAGCGACAAGAACACCAGGGCGTGGCAGGCGTGCCTGTTCGGCAAGGGCTACCGGTACGCGGTGTACTACCACCCGCCGTCCCGGTTCTGGCGCTTCCAGTGGACCGAGGCCACAATCCTGACGTTCGCGTCGGCGGCCCTCGGCGGCCTGGCCGTCCGCCGCACCCTCCGCCGCTCCGGTTGA